A section of the Mangifera indica cultivar Alphonso chromosome 12, CATAS_Mindica_2.1, whole genome shotgun sequence genome encodes:
- the LOC123192659 gene encoding SHUGOSHIN 2 isoform X1, with translation MDSFGFLNDESPIVVADDKTRGKEMVKGSNVGSVPRKRLADISNIQPPTKLSNETDSLAPKAYVDQLHKENMTLMKILAERNKLIEVNGIELQKMRINLQKAQQQNLQLAKENSSMLAELNSGKDRLRVLQHELGCINTLHKARKFLLEDKANTLTCHTSGNQIEADKHGKGGQAEEQGKKPCNTNRTQQSENQSSDSSTVKSVQDKEEVDKKRLCLRRQSARFKPEEPKHLEERLCLRQSARFKCEEPASEPEPEPKLEPTQKRRQSARFKSVASKPSEDIFEIDGAKAHVSSDKPVHNSDHSDLSVQKEHKEGNSDQNDEVQGTRRRSSGRPLRQAAEKVQSYKEIPLKVKLRREN, from the exons ATGGACAGTTTCGGCTTTCTCAATGACGAGAGTCCTATCGTCGTTGCAG ATGATAAAACTAGAGGAAAGGAAATGGTAAAGGGATCTAACGTTGGAAGTGTGCCAAGGAAAAGACTAGCTGACATAAGCAACATTCAGCCACCGACTAAGCTTTCAAATGAAACTGATTCCCTTGCACCTAAGGCGTACGTTGACCAGCTCCACAAG GAAAATATGACCCTGATGAAAATTCTCGCAGAAAGAAA TAAATTGATTGAAGTGAATGGAATTGAGCTACAGAAGATGAGAATCAATTTGCAGAAAGCACAGCAACAGAATTTGCAACTTGCCAAAGAAAACAGTTCGATGTTGGCG GAACTTAATTCAGGTAAAGATAGG TTGAGAGTACTTCAACATGAGCTGGGATGTATAAACACCTTACATAAAGCAAGAAAATTTCTTTTAGAG GATAAAGCAAATACACTGACGTGCCATACTTCTGGAAATCAG ATAGAAGCAGACAAACATGGCAAGGGAGGCCAAGCAGAAGAGCAGGGCAAGAAACCTTGTAATACCAACAGGACACAACAATCAGAGAATCAAT CTTCAGATTCTTCTACTGTTAAATCAGTCCAAGATAAAGAGGAAGTTGATAAGAAGAG GCTTTGTTTGAGAAGGCAATCTGCTAGGTTTAAGCCTGAAGAGCCGAAGCATTTGGAGGAAAG GCTTTGTTTAAGGCAATCTGCCAGGTTTAAGTGTGAAGAACCAGCATCAGAGCCAGAACCAGAACCAAAACTAGAACCAACTCAGAAAAG aaGGCAATCTGCTAGGTTCAAATCCGTTGCATCAAAACCATCTGAGGATATATTTGAAATAGATGGTGCTAAAGCTCATGTTTCTAGTGATAAACCGGTACATAATAGTGATCATTCCGATTTATCTGTTCAAAAAGAGCACAAAGAAGGAAACAGTGACCAAAATGATGAAGTTCAAGGAACTAGGAGAAGATCTTCCGGAAGGCCCTTGCGCCAGGCAGCCGAGAAGGTGCAATCGTACAAAGAAATTCCTCTTAAAGTCAAATTGCGCCGAGAAAATTGA
- the LOC123192363 gene encoding probable pectate lyase 13, translating to MILITCIFSKCLCLLLSFSSIARAAHNLTLPHQHPEPEEVVQHVQRMVNASLSRRQTLSIQQKDQCLTGNPIDDCWRCDPNWATTNRQRLADCTIGFGQGTLGGKGGQIYVVTDSSDRNPANPTPGTLRYAVIQEEPLWIVFSSNMLIRLKHELIINNYKTIDGRGAIVHITGNGCLTIQYVSHVIVHNIHIHHCKPSGNTMIASSPTHVGYRGRSDGDGISITGAHKIWIDHCSLSYCTDGLIDAILGSTAITISNNYFSHHNEVMLLGHNDNYLLDIGMQVTIAFNHFGEALVQRMPRCRHGYIHVVNNDFTAWEMYAIGGSANPTINSQGNRYTAPADDNAKEVTKRVDTDEREWTDWNWRTDGDIMVNGAFFVPSGLGLSTQYAKASSVEPKSAALIEQLTMNAGPIGGPREGSASISNPGFSVDGSGAGGSTSRSGGNDGDYFGMIFGSGAPPCPPPSSIFLSFLIILILYVGINHGALLSLQLLLL from the exons atgattttaatcaCGTGCATTTTCTCAAAATGTCTCTGTTTGTTGCTCTCTTTCTCTTCCATTGCAAGGGCTGCCCACAACCTCACTCTTCCCCATCAACACCCTGAACCTGAAGAAGTTGTTCAACATGTTCAAAG gatGGTTAACGCGTCTCTCTCAAGACGCCAAACTCTCTCGATTCAACAAAAAGACCAATGTCTCACTGGCAACCCCATTGACGACTGTTGGCGCTGCGATCCCAACTGGGCCACCACCAACCGCCAACGTTTAGCTGACTGTACCATAGGCTTCGGCCAGGGCACACTCGGCGGCAAAGGCGGCCAGATCTACGTTGTCACCGACTCCTCCGACCGCAACCCTGCCAACCCCACCCCCGGCACTCTCCGTTACGCCGTCATTCAAGAAGAACCCCTCTGGATAGTCTTCTCTTCCAACATGCTCATCAGACTCAAACACGAACTCATCATTAACAACTACAAAACCATCGACGGCCGTGGCGCCATCGTCCACATTACCGGCAACGGATGCTTAACTATTCAATATGTCTCCCACGTCATCGTCCACAACATCCACATTCACCATTGTAAACCTTCAG GTAATACTATGATAGCATCGTCACCAACTCACGTAGGCTACAGAGGACGATCAGACGGCGATGGGATCTCCATCACGGGGGCTCACAAAATCTGGATTGATCATTGCTCGCTAAGCTATTGCACGGACGGCTTGATCGATGCGATACTTGGGTCCACGGCGATCACGATATCGAACAACTATTTTTCGCATCATAACGAAGTGATGTTGTTAGGGCACAACGACAATTACCTGCTGGACATCGGGATGCAAGTAACGATAGCGTTTAATCACTTCGGTGAGGCGCTGGTGCAGCGTATGCCTCGGTGTAGACACGGGTACATACACGTGGTCAACAACGATTTCACTGCATGGGAAATGTATGCTATCGGTGGTAGCGCTAATCCTACAATCAACAGTCAGGGAAATCGATACACGGCTCCGGCTGATGATAATGCCAAGgag GTGACGAAGCGCGTGGACACAGACGAGAGAGAGTGGACAGATTGGAACTGGAGGACTGACGGGGACATAATGGTAAATGGAGCGTTCTTTGTGCCCTCGGGTTTGGGTCTCAGCACCCAATACGCCAAAGCCTCGAGCGTTGAGCCCAAATCTGCTGCCCTTATTGAACAACTGACGATGAACGCCGGACCAATTGGTGGACCCAG GGAGGGGAGTGCGAGCATTTCAAATCCCGGGTTCAGCGTAGACGGCAGTGGGGCCGGAGGCAGCACCAGCAGGTCGGGTGGCAATGATGGTGACTACTTTGGAATGATATTTGGGAGCGGCGCACCGCCGTGCCCACCACCATCGTCaatctttttgtcttttctaattattttaattttatatgttggcATCAACCATGGTGCTCTTCTATCATtacaattattattgttatag
- the LOC123192659 gene encoding SHUGOSHIN 2 isoform X2, which yields MDSFGFLNDESPIVVADDKTRGKEMVKGSNVGSVPRKRLADISNIQPPTKLSNETDSLAPKAYVDQLHKENMTLMKILAERNKLIEVNGIELQKMRINLQKAQQQNLQLAKENSSMLAELNSGKDRLRVLQHELGCINTLHKARKFLLEDKANTLTCHTSGNQIEADKHGKGGQAEEQGKKPCNTNRTQQSENQSSDSSTVKSVQDKEEVDKKRLCLRRQSARFKPEEPKHLEERLCLRQSARFKCEEPASEPEPEPKLEPTQKRQSARFKSVASKPSEDIFEIDGAKAHVSSDKPVHNSDHSDLSVQKEHKEGNSDQNDEVQGTRRRSSGRPLRQAAEKVQSYKEIPLKVKLRREN from the exons ATGGACAGTTTCGGCTTTCTCAATGACGAGAGTCCTATCGTCGTTGCAG ATGATAAAACTAGAGGAAAGGAAATGGTAAAGGGATCTAACGTTGGAAGTGTGCCAAGGAAAAGACTAGCTGACATAAGCAACATTCAGCCACCGACTAAGCTTTCAAATGAAACTGATTCCCTTGCACCTAAGGCGTACGTTGACCAGCTCCACAAG GAAAATATGACCCTGATGAAAATTCTCGCAGAAAGAAA TAAATTGATTGAAGTGAATGGAATTGAGCTACAGAAGATGAGAATCAATTTGCAGAAAGCACAGCAACAGAATTTGCAACTTGCCAAAGAAAACAGTTCGATGTTGGCG GAACTTAATTCAGGTAAAGATAGG TTGAGAGTACTTCAACATGAGCTGGGATGTATAAACACCTTACATAAAGCAAGAAAATTTCTTTTAGAG GATAAAGCAAATACACTGACGTGCCATACTTCTGGAAATCAG ATAGAAGCAGACAAACATGGCAAGGGAGGCCAAGCAGAAGAGCAGGGCAAGAAACCTTGTAATACCAACAGGACACAACAATCAGAGAATCAAT CTTCAGATTCTTCTACTGTTAAATCAGTCCAAGATAAAGAGGAAGTTGATAAGAAGAG GCTTTGTTTGAGAAGGCAATCTGCTAGGTTTAAGCCTGAAGAGCCGAAGCATTTGGAGGAAAG GCTTTGTTTAAGGCAATCTGCCAGGTTTAAGTGTGAAGAACCAGCATCAGAGCCAGAACCAGAACCAAAACTAGAACCAACTCAGAAAAG GCAATCTGCTAGGTTCAAATCCGTTGCATCAAAACCATCTGAGGATATATTTGAAATAGATGGTGCTAAAGCTCATGTTTCTAGTGATAAACCGGTACATAATAGTGATCATTCCGATTTATCTGTTCAAAAAGAGCACAAAGAAGGAAACAGTGACCAAAATGATGAAGTTCAAGGAACTAGGAGAAGATCTTCCGGAAGGCCCTTGCGCCAGGCAGCCGAGAAGGTGCAATCGTACAAAGAAATTCCTCTTAAAGTCAAATTGCGCCGAGAAAATTGA